A portion of the bacterium genome contains these proteins:
- a CDS encoding CoA transferase — protein MPGPLDGIRILDLSAVMSGPLAATLLADQGASVIKVEAPGLGDILRYVGTSRNGMSGTFHLTNRGKRGIVINLSEERGLALLRDLAKQSDVVIQNFRPGVVERMGIGYEALREQNPEIVYLSISGFGAEGPLSDKRVYDNVIQAYSGLCDTQADSETGQPQLIRQLICDKLTANAGAQAITAALFARERGQGGQHVQLAMIDAAIQFMWPDAAANHTLLEEGVMAQPTIGSRYTLTRMSDGWATATPLTDSEFQGLCRAFNRSDAAEDPRFATVTDRMQNLGELAELLGSGIAEQAAKMTREDIATRLHAEDVPSGIVYTLDELHHDPQVIANGILQESEHPSCGRIRETRPAPVFAKTPAAAGGPAPTLGQHTDEILREHGWGDRVAELREAGVVA, from the coding sequence ACCCGGTCTCGGCGACATCTTGCGTTATGTCGGGACCAGTCGGAACGGCATGTCGGGCACGTTCCACCTGACGAACCGGGGCAAGCGCGGAATCGTGATCAACCTGTCGGAGGAGCGGGGCCTGGCCTTGTTGCGCGATCTCGCGAAGCAGAGCGACGTGGTGATCCAGAACTTCCGCCCCGGAGTCGTCGAGCGCATGGGCATTGGATACGAAGCGCTGCGCGAGCAGAACCCCGAGATCGTCTATCTGTCAATCAGCGGTTTCGGAGCCGAGGGACCTCTTTCGGACAAGCGGGTCTACGACAATGTGATCCAGGCGTACAGTGGCCTGTGCGACACACAGGCGGATTCAGAAACCGGTCAGCCACAGCTGATCCGCCAGCTCATCTGCGACAAACTCACGGCCAATGCTGGAGCGCAGGCCATCACTGCGGCGTTGTTCGCGCGCGAGCGAGGCCAGGGCGGCCAGCACGTGCAACTCGCGATGATCGATGCCGCCATTCAGTTCATGTGGCCCGATGCCGCCGCGAACCACACCCTGCTCGAAGAAGGAGTCATGGCGCAGCCCACGATCGGCAGTCGCTACACCCTCACACGGATGTCGGATGGCTGGGCAACCGCGACGCCGCTGACGGACTCGGAGTTCCAGGGACTGTGTCGTGCGTTCAATCGCTCCGACGCGGCCGAAGATCCCCGCTTTGCCACCGTAACCGACCGCATGCAGAACCTGGGCGAGCTCGCAGAACTTCTGGGCTCGGGGATTGCCGAACAGGCCGCGAAGATGACCCGTGAAGATATCGCGACGCGTCTTCACGCCGAGGATGTGCCTTCGGGGATCGTATACACGCTCGACGAACTGCACCACGACCCGCAGGTGATCGCCAACGGTATCTTGCAGGAGAGCGAGCATCCCAGTTGTGGGCGAATTCGCGAGACTCGGCCCGCACCCGTCTTCGCGAAGACACCGGCCGCTGCAGGCGGACCGGCGCCGACGCTGGGACAGCACACAGACGAAATCTTGCGCGAGCACGGCTGGGGTGATCGGGTCGCCGAACTCAGGGAAGCCGGAGTCGTCGCCTGA